One Hydrogenophaga crassostreae genomic region harbors:
- the tig gene encoding trigger factor translates to MTVTVETLEKLERKITLTLPADVIQIEVSKRLKKLARDVKMDGFRPGKVPMNVVAQRYGYSVHYEVMNDKVGEAFATAAAEAQVRVAGQPKITEKEEAPEGQMAFDAVFEVYPEVTIGDLATAEVEKVTAEVSDAAIDRTLDILRKQRRTFAQRAQDQAAADGDRVTIDFAGKIDGEAFEGGKADGFQFIVGDGQMLKEFEEAVRGMKSSESKTFPLPFPDDYHGKDVAGKTADFMVTVNKIEAAHLPAVDEALAKSLGIAEGTVEGLRADIRKNLEREVKFRVLARNKTAAMDALASKAELDLPNAVVQSELERLVEGARADLKQRGVKDADKAPIPEDLFRPQAERRVRLGLVVAELVRTNELQATPDQIKAHIDELSASYEKPADVVRWYTSDNRRMAEVEAIVIENNVAEFVMSKAKVTEKAVDFDELMGQS, encoded by the coding sequence ATGACCGTGACCGTTGAAACCCTCGAAAAGCTTGAGCGCAAAATCACGCTGACGCTTCCCGCCGATGTGATCCAGATCGAAGTATCCAAGCGACTCAAAAAACTCGCCCGCGATGTGAAGATGGACGGTTTCCGTCCGGGCAAGGTACCCATGAACGTTGTTGCTCAGCGTTATGGCTACTCAGTTCACTACGAAGTCATGAACGACAAGGTGGGCGAGGCGTTTGCCACGGCAGCTGCCGAGGCACAGGTTCGCGTGGCTGGCCAGCCCAAAATCACCGAAAAGGAAGAAGCGCCCGAAGGCCAGATGGCATTTGACGCCGTATTTGAGGTGTATCCCGAAGTCACCATTGGTGATCTCGCGACCGCCGAAGTCGAAAAAGTCACTGCAGAAGTGAGCGACGCTGCTATCGACCGCACGCTCGACATCCTGCGCAAGCAACGCCGCACCTTTGCCCAGCGGGCCCAGGACCAAGCGGCTGCCGATGGCGATCGCGTGACGATCGACTTCGCTGGCAAGATCGATGGAGAAGCATTTGAGGGCGGTAAGGCCGACGGTTTCCAGTTCATCGTGGGCGATGGCCAGATGCTGAAAGAGTTCGAAGAAGCGGTTCGCGGCATGAAGTCCAGCGAGTCCAAAACCTTCCCGTTGCCGTTCCCTGACGACTACCATGGCAAAGACGTGGCTGGCAAAACCGCCGACTTCATGGTCACGGTCAACAAGATCGAAGCTGCTCACCTGCCTGCAGTGGACGAAGCCTTGGCGAAGTCGCTCGGCATCGCCGAAGGCACGGTCGAAGGTCTGCGTGCCGACATCCGCAAGAACCTCGAGCGTGAAGTGAAGTTCCGTGTCCTGGCCCGCAACAAGACCGCTGCGATGGACGCGCTTGCCAGCAAGGCGGAGCTTGATTTGCCCAATGCCGTGGTGCAGTCTGAGCTGGAGCGTCTGGTTGAAGGTGCCCGTGCCGATTTGAAGCAGCGTGGAGTGAAAGACGCCGACAAGGCCCCTATCCCGGAGGATTTGTTCCGTCCACAAGCCGAGCGCCGTGTGCGGCTGGGCCTGGTGGTGGCTGAGCTGGTTCGAACCAATGAACTGCAGGCAACGCCTGACCAGATCAAGGCCCACATCGACGAGTTGTCTGCTTCCTATGAAAAACCCGCAGATGTTGTGCGCTGGTACACCAGCGACAACCGCCGCATGGCTGAAGTTGAAGCCATCGTGATTGAAAACAATGTGGCCGAGTTTGTGATGTCCAAAGCCAAGGTCACCGAAAAGGCTGTGGATTTCGACGAGCTGATGGGCCAGTCCTGA